GGGAACAACACGCCACCAAACACCTCGGCAGACCACCCGCCGAGTTCCTCTGGAACACCGCAGAACAGATCCCCGTCAAACCCCTCTACACCCCAGCCGACCTCGACGGACTCCAACACCTCCACACCATGCCCGGACTCCCGCCCTACCTCCGCGGGCCCTATTCCACCATGTACGTCATGAGGCCCTGGACCGTCCGCCAATACGCCGGATTCTCCACCGCCGAAGAATCCAACGCCTTCTACAAACGAAACCTCCAGGCCGGACAAAAAGGCCTCTCCATCGCCTTCGACCTCGCCACCCACCGCGGATACGACTCCGACAACCCCCGCGTCCTCGGCGACGTCGGCATGGCAGGCGTCGCCATCGACTCCATCCGCGACATGCGCACCCTCTTCGACAGCATCCCACTCGACAAAATGTCCGTCTCCATGACCATGAACGGCGCCGTCCTGCCCGTCATGGCCCTCTACATCGTCGCCGCCGAAGAACAAGGCGTCTCACCCGAACAACTCGCCGGAACCATCCAGAACGACATCCTCAAAGAGTTCATGGTCCGAAACACCTACATCTACCCACCCGAGCACTCCATGCGAATCATCGGCGACATCTTCTCCTACACCGCCAAACGCATGCCACGCTTCAACTCCATCTCCATCTCCGGATACCACATGCAGGAAGCCGGAGCCACCTGCGACCTCGAACTCGCTTACACACTCGCAGACGGACTCGAATACCTCCGCACCGGCACCGCCTCAGGACTCTCCGTCGACGCCTTCGCCCCAAGACTCTCCTTCTTCTGGGCCATCGGCATGAACTTCTTTATGGAAGTCGCCAAGATGCGCGCCGCTCGACTCCTCTGGGCCAAACTCGTCAAAACCTTCGACCCACAAAACCCCAAGAGCATGTCACTCCGCACCCACTCACAGACCTCCGGCTGGTCACTCACCGCCCAGGATGTCTACAACAACGTCATCCGAACCTGCATCGAAGCCATGGCCTCCACCCAGGGACACACCCAGTCCCTCCACACCAACGCACTCGACGAAGCCCTCGCACTTCCCACCGACTTCTCCGCTCGCATCGCCCGCAACACCCAACTCTTCCTCCAGCAGGAAACCGATACCTGCAAAACCGTCGACCCCTGGGGCGGGTCCTTCTACGTCGAACGACTCACCCACGAACTCGCCCACCGCGCCTGGCAACACCTCGTCGAAGTCGATCAATACGGCGGAATGGCCAAAGCCATCGACGCCGGTATCCCCAAGATGCGCATTGAAGAAGCCTCCGCACGAACCCAGGCACGCATCGACTCCGGCCAGCAAACCGTCGTAGGCGTCAACAAATACAAACTCGACCGCCCCGAACAGATCGACGTCCTCAAAGTCGACAACACCTCCGTCCGCGAACAACAGATCGCCTCACTCAAAGAACTCCGCGCCACCCGCGACAACGCGCTCGTCCTCGAAAAACTCAAAGCCCTCACCACCGCCGCCGAACGCAACGAAGGCAACCTCCTCGAAATCGCCGTCGACGCCGCAAGAGCCCAGGCCACCGTCGGCGAAATCTCCGACGCCCTCGAAAAAATCTACGGCCGCCACGAAGCCGCCATCCACTCCATCCGTGGCGTCTACGCATCCGAAGCCGGCAACGCCGAAGGACACCAGGGCAAACTCACCCAGATCCGACTCCGCGTCGACGCCTTCGAACACGAAGAAGGCCGCCGACCCCGCATCCTCATCGCCAAAATGGGACAGGACGGCCACGACCGCGGACAGAAAGTCGTCGCCACCGCCTACGCCGACTTCGGCTTCGACGTCGACATCGGACCCCTCTTCCAGACCCCCGAAGAAACCGCCCGACAAGCCGTCGAAAACGACGTCCACATCGTCGCCGTCTCCTCCCTCGCCGCCGGACACCTCACCCTCGTCCCCGCACTCCGCAACGAACTCACCAAACTCGGCCGCGAAGACATCATGATCGTCGTAGGCGGCGTCATCCCACCCCAGGACTACCCCGCCCTCTACAACGCCGGCGCAACCGCCATCTTCGGCCCAGGAACCAACATCCCCGACGCCGCCCTGGAAGTCCTCAAAAAACTCGAAGAACAAAACCAAGGCGTGGAGACGTAGATTAAAGCCATGACACGGCTGACGCTGCTTTTAGTCTTCTGTCTGTGCCTGTTACTCTCAGGCTGCCGATTTCTTTGTATGTCGGGTTTCATGGGCGAAGGCAACGGCTTTGTCATTCATCAGCCGGAGCGATTAGAGGCAGATGATCTGCCAGGCTCTGTCATCCGCCAACTCCCAGATGAACCAGCAGTCAACGTGATTGGCGGCTGGCGAGAAGGCTATAGCACGGGCAGGGTTGACGGTCCCTCTTACTGTCATCGCTTTCCTCTGAACTACTTTGTGCTCTACACGTGATCGGATGAACCTGAGCATCGGGCCTATTTGATGATCACACGCAAAAAGCCGGATGATGCGGACATGCGGCTTCCCCGACATTACAGCCTGACACGATCTGGTCTGGACCAGAGTTGGCACGCAGTTGCGCAACGCTATGTTGTGGAGAACAGTACACAACCTCCTTCTGTGTACGGCTTTCCCTGGTTTAAAGAGCGGAACGACAGCTCTGATGCCCAACCTTGACCACCAATCCGACCTCCCCCCCGACCGCTCTCACCTCTCGGTCAACCCCGCCAATGCGGACGACGCCGCCGCTAAACCCCTCCCGCGCCGCCGACAACTCTCTAACGACCAACTCGCCAAAGGCATCACCGCCGGCGACCGCGCCATCCTCGGCCGCGCCATCACCCTTGCCGAATCTCACAAACCCCAGCACCAACGACAAGCCGAACAACTCGTCACCCAACTCATGCCCCAAACCGGCAACGCCCTACGCGTCGGCATCACCGGTGTCCCAGGCGTCGGCAAATCAACCTTCATCGAACGCCTGGGCGTCACACTCGCCGACGACAACCACCGCGTCGCCGTCCTCGCCGTTGACCCCTCATCATCCATCACAGGCGGATCGATCCTCGGCGACAAAACACGCATGGCCAAACTCGCCACACACCCCAACGCCTTCATCCGACCCTCGCCCTCCGCAGGAACCCTGGGCGGAGTCGCCAAAAAAACCCGCGAAACCCTACTCCTCGTCGAAGCCGCCGGCTACGACATCGTCCTCGTCGAAACCGTAGGCGTCGGACAATCCGAAACCGTCGTCGCCGAAATGACCGACTGCTTCCTCGCCCTCATGCTCC
This Phycisphaeraceae bacterium DNA region includes the following protein-coding sequences:
- the meaB gene encoding methylmalonyl Co-A mutase-associated GTPase MeaB, with translation MPNLDHQSDLPPDRSHLSVNPANADDAAAKPLPRRRQLSNDQLAKGITAGDRAILGRAITLAESHKPQHQRQAEQLVTQLMPQTGNALRVGITGVPGVGKSTFIERLGVTLADDNHRVAVLAVDPSSSITGGSILGDKTRMAKLATHPNAFIRPSPSAGTLGGVAKKTRETLLLVEAAGYDIVLVETVGVGQSETVVAEMTDCFLALMLPNAGDELQGIKRGLLEVTDIIAVNKADADNITAAQHAAADLKRAMHVMPRKDNNWQVPVLTCSARTGDNLTEVWQTVTTRIHDLRNSGTLEKRRRKQALRWMWSLIEDQLLTTLKYDQHTQPLIQQMENEVTSGQRAPTAAARTVLDQFLHQHASPDNNS
- the scpA gene encoding methylmalonyl-CoA mutase, with amino-acid sequence MTIPNFKDIPLQSNAARASASAWEQHATKHLGRPPAEFLWNTAEQIPVKPLYTPADLDGLQHLHTMPGLPPYLRGPYSTMYVMRPWTVRQYAGFSTAEESNAFYKRNLQAGQKGLSIAFDLATHRGYDSDNPRVLGDVGMAGVAIDSIRDMRTLFDSIPLDKMSVSMTMNGAVLPVMALYIVAAEEQGVSPEQLAGTIQNDILKEFMVRNTYIYPPEHSMRIIGDIFSYTAKRMPRFNSISISGYHMQEAGATCDLELAYTLADGLEYLRTGTASGLSVDAFAPRLSFFWAIGMNFFMEVAKMRAARLLWAKLVKTFDPQNPKSMSLRTHSQTSGWSLTAQDVYNNVIRTCIEAMASTQGHTQSLHTNALDEALALPTDFSARIARNTQLFLQQETDTCKTVDPWGGSFYVERLTHELAHRAWQHLVEVDQYGGMAKAIDAGIPKMRIEEASARTQARIDSGQQTVVGVNKYKLDRPEQIDVLKVDNTSVREQQIASLKELRATRDNALVLEKLKALTTAAERNEGNLLEIAVDAARAQATVGEISDALEKIYGRHEAAIHSIRGVYASEAGNAEGHQGKLTQIRLRVDAFEHEEGRRPRILIAKMGQDGHDRGQKVVATAYADFGFDVDIGPLFQTPEETARQAVENDVHIVAVSSLAAGHLTLVPALRNELTKLGREDIMIVVGGVIPPQDYPALYNAGATAIFGPGTNIPDAALEVLKKLEEQNQGVET